Genomic segment of Myxococcus stipitatus:
CATCGTGGTAGCTGGCCACGAAGCGCCGATGAAGGAAACGCCACGTTCCGTCCTCCTGCTTCTCGAGTTCGTCATGATAGGTGCCGGCGACGCGCATCCCAGTCCCATCAACGAAGCGCCCGAACTCCTGCATCGAGGTTCGAGCCGTCGCCCGCTTCGCACCCGCGAGGTCCACGACGATGGGGCCCGTCGTCTGAACCAGGAACACCGTCGCGCCGAGCGTCCCGGTGATTCCCTTCTCGATCTCCGCTCGCCCTTCGAAGCGAAACGAGAAGGGCGGTGCAACCTCCCAGACGCCCCGGTCAGCGAAGAGCGCCGCGCACCGAACAGCGTCTCGCTGGTTCACCGCGTCGTGGAATCGCTCGATGGTCTCTCGTACAAGAAGTGTGTCACTCGTCATCGGGAGCTCCTTCACACAGCCAGTCATCAACAACAGCCAAAGGGCTGGGGTTCGCATACCCGAGAGTTCTCATTGTCCACGGGATGAGTCCAACGCGTTGTATTCACCATGATGTTGAGCCAGGCTTGAGGCATGTCGCTCGACGTCAGACACCTTCAACTGCTCGTTGCGCTCGATGAGCACGGCTCACTCCATGCCGCGGCCGCGCGCCTCCACCTCACGGCCTCCGCGCTCAGCCTGCAGCTGCGCGACCTCGAGAGCCATCTTGGAGGGCGCCTGTTCGAGCGGCGATGGCGACGCCTCCACGTCACTCCTGCAGGCGAACGGTTGACGCACTCCGCTCGCGCCATCCTCTCGGAGCTGGCGCGCACCGAAGCGGAGACGCGTGAACTCCTCGCGGGTCGCACGGGCGTGCTCCGCATCACCACCGAGTGCATGCAGTCCTACCGCTGGCTG
This window contains:
- a CDS encoding nuclear transport factor 2 family protein — protein: MTSDTLLVRETIERFHDAVNQRDAVRCAALFADRGVWEVAPPFSFRFEGRAEIEKGITGTLGATVFLVQTTGPIVVDLAGAKRATARTSMQEFGRFVDGTGMRVAGTYHDELEKQEDGTWRFLHRRFVASYHDDSPIPGVALSPSSPR